One stretch of Psilocybe cubensis strain MGC-MH-2018 chromosome 6, whole genome shotgun sequence DNA includes these proteins:
- a CDS encoding cofilin, translating into MHSKQLSFGIIYLTILIVHFSYAHRIYCVSKRKAIPTIMVVLALSNFGLGWILVAEFFRDPSLSPVPSLSVASGVGVNDSCLSTFQDLKLKKKFKYIIFNLSKDLSEIIVEKTSEDSDYDVFLADLPETECRWAIYDFEFEKEGAGKRNKIIFISWSPDDAKVKQKMVFASSRDALKRSLNGIAVEIQGTDFGEVAFESVLDKANRGN; encoded by the exons ATGCATTCAAAACAGCTGTCGTTCGGAATTATC TATCTCACAATTTTAATTGTGCATTTCTCTTATGCACATCGAATCTATTGCG TTAGCAAAAGGAAGGCGATTCCTACTATTATG GTAGTTCTCGCTTTGAGTAATTTCG GACTAGGGTGGA TTCTTGTGGCAGAATT CTTCCGTGATCCTTCCCTTTCACCAGTTCCAAGCCTTTCCGTT GCCTCCGGTGTCGGTGTCAACGATTCATGCCTTTCAACCTTCCAGGATCTCAAGCTCAAGAAGAAGTTCAAGTACATCATCTTCAATCTCAGCAAGGATCTCAGCGAGATTATCGTCGAGAAAACCTCTGAAGACTCCGACTACGACGTGTTCCTCGCTGATCTTCCCGAGACCGAGTGCCGATGGGCGATCTATGATTTTGAGTTCGAAAAGGAGGGCGCTGGAAAGCGGAATAagatcatcttcatctcttG GTCCCCCGATGACGCGAAGGTCAAGCAGAAGATGGTGTTCGCGTCCTCCCGCGACGCCCTCAAGCGCTCGCTGAACGGAATCGCGGTCGAGATCCAAGGCACTGACTTTGGCGAGGTCGCGTTCGAGAGTG tGTTGGACAAGGCCAACCGTGGAAATTAA